Proteins from one Enterobacter bugandensis genomic window:
- a CDS encoding Abi family protein has product MPQATNYKPIISLISSIRLDGYRTTFRPNNECELYGIYIWSQHAAASIYPLLQNLEISLRNAVDREARVRFGDMWWETIHCTKDRDECHFYKNIEKAKECLTREWRKKEMRRRRGAYAQVQPVPEWSHDRIIASTDFSTWHYVLNNEFNAPAPRDNHGYLWPKSLSKVFKNYARINTNPQKVRKTLIDLIFELREYRNRISHHEPIWVKAPNVNDARTAIDTIRVKINKIELIIEALDINLLKVMKKVGLFENARRVCSLEELNIYRYTKPFCALSPEQIAVIEQYCHDAKERNETIIWEHNTVVYGLRTLR; this is encoded by the coding sequence ATGCCGCAAGCTACTAATTATAAACCGATTATTTCATTGATCTCATCAATACGTCTGGACGGATATCGCACAACGTTTCGTCCGAATAATGAATGCGAATTATACGGCATATACATCTGGTCTCAGCATGCAGCAGCGTCCATTTATCCTCTCCTCCAAAACCTTGAGATCTCTTTAAGAAACGCCGTCGACAGAGAAGCCAGGGTGAGATTTGGCGATATGTGGTGGGAAACGATTCACTGCACAAAAGACCGGGATGAGTGTCATTTCTATAAAAACATCGAAAAGGCTAAAGAGTGCCTTACCCGGGAATGGCGCAAAAAAGAGATGAGACGCAGGCGAGGAGCTTATGCTCAGGTGCAACCGGTCCCGGAATGGAGTCACGATCGTATTATTGCCTCAACGGATTTTAGTACCTGGCATTATGTTTTGAATAATGAGTTTAACGCTCCCGCGCCGCGAGATAACCACGGGTATTTATGGCCAAAATCATTGAGTAAAGTCTTTAAAAATTACGCCAGAATCAACACGAACCCGCAAAAAGTCAGAAAAACGCTGATCGATCTCATCTTTGAACTGAGAGAGTATCGCAACCGTATTTCCCATCACGAACCTATCTGGGTTAAAGCGCCAAACGTGAATGACGCAAGAACGGCGATTGATACGATAAGAGTCAAGATAAACAAGATTGAACTTATCATCGAAGCCCTTGATATTAATCTGCTTAAGGTGATGAAAAAGGTAGGACTGTTTGAGAATGCCAGACGCGTTTGCTCACTAGAAGAGCTCAATATCTATCGTTATACGAAACCGTTTTGTGCGTTATCGCCCGAGCAGATTGCCGTTATCGAACAGTACTGTCACGATGCGAAAGAGAGGAACGAAACCATCATCTGGGAGCATAATACGGTAGTTTATGGATTGAGAACCTTGCGCTAA